Below is a window of Halolamina sp. CBA1230 DNA.
GCCGCTCTCGACAGCGTACTCTCCGTCACTCGACTTTGAAGGAAAATTTTCTTCAACCGTTCGAGCTGTTCGATTCTCCGGTACTGTTTTCACGTATCGGAGGGAATACGGCTCCACGATGCCGAACCGAACTGCGTCGTTCGCCTGGGGAGCGATCCTGTTCGCGCTGATGGCGCTGGCGATCCCGTGGTTCCTCTGGGACGTCTCGACCGTCGTCGCCGGCTTCCCGGTCTGGCTCTGGTGGCACGTCGGTTGGATGGTGCTCGCTTCGATCGCGTTCGCCGTGTTCACCCAGCGGGGCTGGGGGCTCTGGATGGGCGGGTGGTCGGCGTGATCCTCCAGTCGGCGGTGGCGATCCAGATCGGGATCGTCGTCGCCTATCTCCTGCTCGCGCTGGGGGTGGGGCTGGTCGCCTACCGCCTCACCGACCGCACCGCCGAGGACTACTACCTCGCCTCGCGGACGCTGGGGACGGTCGTGCTGCTGTTCACGACGTTCGCGACCCTCCTGTCGGCGTTCACCTTCTTCGCCGGCCCGAACATCGCCTACGCGAACGGGCCGGAGTGGATCCTCGTGATGGGGCTGATGGACGGGATCATCTTCGGCGTGCTCTGGTACGTCGTCGGCTACAAGCAGTGGC
It encodes the following:
- a CDS encoding DUF3311 domain-containing protein, with amino-acid sequence MPNRTASFAWGAILFALMALAIPWFLWDVSTVVAGFPVWLWWHVGWMVLASIAFAVFTQRGWGLWMGGWSA